The following is a genomic window from Flavobacteriales bacterium.
TCCGTTTGCCGGCGGATGCTCTCCTGGTGGACGGCGTTCATGAAGGCCTCCACGAAACCCGCACTGAGGCCGGACCGGCGGCCCAGGTCGTGCTGTGCGGCCATGATGCGCTCCCAGCGCTCGGGCTGGAGGATGGCAACGTTCCGTTCCTGCTTGTACATGCCGATCCGCTCGGCGATGTCCAAGCGCTCAGCGAGCTTTTGGGCGATATCCGCATCCAGTTGGTCGATCTGATCGCGTAGTTCGTCCAACAGATCCCGAAGACGTGGATCCGGTGCGGCCTCCCGGTGGACAAGCGCACCGAGCAGGGTACCCAAGGCCGCGGGCGTCACCTGCTGGTCCCCATCGCTAAGGGCATGCGCAGGATCGGGATGCGCTTCCACCATCAACCCGCTGAAATTGAGGTCCAGTGCCTGTTGGGCCACATCAGCTAGGCGGTCGGGCCGGCCGGCGATGTGGCTGGGATCGCACAGCATGGGCAGTCCCGGGCAGGCGGCCATCAGGCGGATGGGGAACTCCCACATCGGGGTGTTGCGGAAGGGTGTATGGCCCGACCAGCTGAAGCCGCGGTGCACGGCGGCCATGCGGCGGATGCCGGCACGGTGCAGCCTCTCCAGCGCACCCACCCACAAGGGCAGGTCCGGGTTGATGGGGTTCTTCACCAGCACGGGTACATCCACGCCGGCGAGGGCGTCGGCGATGGCCTGCACGCTGAAGGGGTTCGGTGTGGTCCGGGCGCCGATCCACAGCAGGTCGATCCCGGCGTTGAGCGCGGCCTCCACATGGTCTGGTGTGGCCACCTCCGTGGCCACCAGCAACCCGGTGGCATCGGCGGCCGAACGCAGCCAACGCAGTGCTGGTTCACCGGCGCCTTCGAAGGCACCGGGCCGGGTGCGGGGCTTCCACACCCCCGCCCGCAGCACGCGCACGCCGGGGGCATGCCCTCGGATGCCCTCGGCCACGGCCATCACCTGCTCGGGGCTTTCGGCGCTGCACGGTCCCGCGATGTGAAGTGGACGCACCAGGTCCAGGCCCCATTGGTCCAGGGGAAGCGGGTCCAGTTCAGGCGTCAGGCGGCTCATGCGGCAAAAGTAGACCGCCAAGGCCGGGACATTGTTCGCCGCATGGACCGGAGGCCCGGTCAGTCCTTGACCATGTTGTACAGCGCGCTGAGGTCGGGCGTGAGGATCACTTCGATGCGGCGGTTCTTCGACTTGTCGGCTGGATCCACGGGAACATACTCGCTGCGCCCCGCCGCTGTGATGCGCCGCGCTTCGATGGCGCTGGCCTCCTGTAGGATGCGCACCACGCTGGTGGCCCGCTCCACGCTGAGCTCCCAGTTGTCCTTGTACGTACTGCCGGGCAGGATCTTGTCCGTATCGGTGTGGCCTTCCACCAGGATGCTGATGTCACGGTCGGCCTCGATGGCCTTGGCCAGCTTCACCAAGGCTTCGCGCCCTTGCTTGTCCACCGTGGCGCTGCCGCTGGGGAACAGCAGCTTGTTCTCCAGGCTCACGTGGATCCGCCCATCGCGCTGCTCCACGGTGAGGCCCTTGCCCTCGAACCCGGTGAGTGCGCGGCTCACGCGGTCCTTGAGGTCGCGCATGGCGGCGTCCTTGCGGTCCAGTTCAACCTGTAGTTCGGACAGCCGCGCCTCGCGCTCGGCCAGGCGTTTGCTGCTGCGGGCGATGGAATCCTC
Proteins encoded in this region:
- a CDS encoding bifunctional 3-deoxy-7-phosphoheptulonate synthase/chorismate mutase type II, which encodes MSRLTPELDPLPLDQWGLDLVRPLHIAGPCSAESPEQVMAVAEGIRGHAPGVRVLRAGVWKPRTRPGAFEGAGEPALRWLRSAADATGLLVATEVATPDHVEAALNAGIDLLWIGARTTPNPFSVQAIADALAGVDVPVLVKNPINPDLPLWVGALERLHRAGIRRMAAVHRGFSWSGHTPFRNTPMWEFPIRLMAACPGLPMLCDPSHIAGRPDRLADVAQQALDLNFSGLMVEAHPDPAHALSDGDQQVTPAALGTLLGALVHREAAPDPRLRDLLDELRDQIDQLDADIAQKLAERLDIAERIGMYKQERNVAILQPERWERIMAAQHDLGRRSGLSAGFVEAFMNAVHQESIRRQTEAWERALEPEAGSKGPGDDQLSGVA
- a CDS encoding OmpA family protein, whose amino-acid sequence is MKLRSIAPCALFIALLFTACVPQRKYEELQTSMDAMRSESEAALAKARDAQATLDAQASEMSDLKRRVKLLEQDTTTLGTSLRKMQQQYDKINALNDELLDKYNKLLAGDRSENRKLLTDLEALRLDLQNKEDSIARSSKRLAEREARLSELQVELDRKDAAMRDLKDRVSRALTGFEGKGLTVEQRDGRIHVSLENKLLFPSGSATVDKQGREALVKLAKAIEADRDISILVEGHTDTDKILPGSTYKDNWELSVERATSVVRILQEASAIEARRITAAGRSEYVPVDPADKSKNRRIEVILTPDLSALYNMVKD